One part of the Parabacteroides sp. FAFU027 genome encodes these proteins:
- a CDS encoding SusC/RagA family TonB-linked outer membrane protein, which produces MKKVRFTLSVLFLLCISLSAIAQNKITLRGTVVDNTNQTVIGASVVEKGTTNGTVTDVNGKFVLNVSSSSAIIQISYIGFDRMEIPASSITGTKKIQLKESAVALGEVVAIGYGQVKKKDATGSVTAIKADEINRGVVTSPQELLLGKAPGVVVTTDGGAPGTGATIRIRGGASLNASNDPLVVIDGVPVDNSEIKGMSNPLSTIHPNDIETFTVLKDASATAIYGSRASNGVIIITTKTGSAGAAAKPTVSYGGSVHVSTRYNSVDVLDGDQFRAIYTQKWGTIPAAMALLGTANTNWQDQIFRTAFSTDHNLGVSGKFGKNLPYRFSGSFTDENGILKTSSMQRSTVSANLNPTFLDNHLKVNASVKGMYIKNRFADKGAIGSAITFDPTQPVYSDNMGTKIGNGYFTWLKASDKTFIDVAPLNPLSMLEQRKDESNAYRSLGNIQLDYKMHFLPDLKANLNLGYDLSKSDGTNQYYDNAPNSWKLNDKKGVGETTDYSQIKRNLLLDFYLNYVKEVSSLKSRFDVMGGYSYQKFYKKEETETITSSGKITSPNKVTPSEYVLLSFFGRFNYSLMDRYLLTATLRNDQTSRFSPDTRSGLFPSVGLAWKISEEPFLKDQKTISDLKLRLGYGITGQQDLNTGDYPYIATYTISSGYYADYPLGNAFYHTARAEGYDPKLKWEETTTYNIGLDCGILNGRFTGSIDIYNRDTKDLINKIPMPAGSNLTNEILTNVGSLTNKGIEFAISGKPISTKNVTWDLGFNISHNVNELTKLNYSNNPNYYIPTGNIGGGTGNTIQAQKVGFPINSYLVYEQVYDKNGTPIEGMYVDRNRDGKIDASDMYCYHSPAPKVSMSLSSKLLYHNWDFSFSLRSNLGNYVYDNVEAGQSLIGTYVSTGYTSSILNRGTYFNKVQYLTDHYVRNASFVRCDNVTLGYAIDNIKNMKMRVYGTVQNPFVITKYTGLDPEVFNGIDNNVYPRPLTFLAGVSLSF; this is translated from the coding sequence ATGAAAAAAGTCAGATTTACGCTATCGGTGCTTTTTCTGCTATGCATTAGCCTCAGTGCTATTGCTCAGAATAAGATAACTCTGCGTGGTACGGTGGTTGATAATACCAATCAGACAGTGATTGGCGCCTCCGTAGTTGAAAAAGGAACGACAAACGGTACTGTTACGGATGTAAACGGTAAGTTTGTCCTTAATGTAAGCTCTTCCAGTGCCATTATTCAAATCAGTTATATCGGATTTGATAGAATGGAAATTCCGGCCTCTTCTATTACCGGTACGAAAAAGATTCAACTCAAAGAATCGGCAGTAGCACTGGGTGAAGTGGTCGCCATCGGATATGGCCAGGTGAAGAAAAAAGATGCCACTGGTTCCGTAACTGCTATCAAAGCCGACGAAATCAATCGTGGAGTTGTAACTTCTCCACAGGAATTGCTCTTAGGTAAGGCCCCCGGGGTTGTTGTTACCACTGATGGAGGAGCGCCTGGTACAGGTGCAACTATCCGTATCAGAGGAGGAGCATCTTTGAATGCCAGTAATGATCCGTTGGTGGTAATCGACGGAGTTCCGGTTGATAACTCAGAGATCAAAGGTATGTCTAATCCGTTGTCAACTATTCACCCGAATGATATTGAGACCTTTACGGTGCTGAAAGATGCTTCTGCAACTGCAATCTATGGTTCAAGAGCTTCCAATGGCGTTATTATCATAACGACCAAGACTGGTTCTGCCGGAGCTGCAGCCAAGCCCACAGTATCTTATGGCGGTAGTGTACATGTTAGTACACGTTACAATTCGGTAGATGTGTTAGATGGTGACCAGTTCAGGGCTATTTATACACAAAAATGGGGTACCATTCCAGCTGCAATGGCTTTGCTGGGAACTGCCAATACAAACTGGCAAGATCAGATATTCAGAACAGCTTTCAGTACAGACCATAATCTGGGTGTAAGCGGTAAGTTTGGCAAAAATCTACCGTATCGATTCTCAGGTTCTTTTACCGATGAAAACGGTATTCTGAAAACATCAAGTATGCAACGCTCGACAGTGTCGGCGAATCTTAATCCAACGTTTCTGGATAATCATTTAAAGGTAAATGCCAGTGTGAAAGGTATGTATATTAAGAACCGTTTTGCAGATAAGGGCGCTATCGGATCTGCAATAACATTTGACCCCACACAACCCGTTTATAGCGATAATATGGGTACAAAAATTGGGAATGGTTATTTTACCTGGCTAAAAGCGTCTGATAAAACATTTATCGATGTCGCTCCCCTAAACCCATTGTCTATGTTGGAACAGCGTAAAGATGAATCAAACGCTTACCGTAGTCTGGGGAACATCCAGTTAGACTATAAAATGCACTTTTTGCCAGATTTAAAAGCAAATTTGAACCTTGGATATGACTTATCAAAAAGTGATGGAACAAACCAATATTATGATAATGCGCCAAACTCATGGAAACTCAACGATAAAAAAGGTGTGGGCGAAACGACTGATTACAGCCAGATTAAACGCAATCTTTTGCTCGATTTTTATCTGAACTATGTCAAAGAAGTATCTTCATTAAAAAGCAGATTCGATGTAATGGGTGGATATTCATATCAAAAGTTCTACAAAAAAGAAGAAACAGAGACAATTACATCTTCAGGGAAAATTACCTCACCTAATAAAGTGACCCCATCGGAATATGTGCTGCTTTCTTTCTTTGGCCGTTTCAATTATTCGTTGATGGATCGGTATTTGTTGACAGCCACTTTGCGCAATGACCAAACATCTCGTTTTTCACCTGATACCCGTAGTGGACTTTTTCCATCTGTAGGTTTGGCCTGGAAGATTAGCGAAGAGCCATTTCTGAAAGATCAAAAAACAATATCAGACCTGAAGTTAAGATTGGGGTACGGTATTACCGGCCAGCAGGATCTGAACACAGGTGATTATCCTTATATAGCTACCTATACCATTAGTTCGGGCTATTATGCCGATTATCCGTTGGGAAATGCCTTTTATCATACTGCCCGTGCTGAAGGATATGATCCAAAACTAAAATGGGAGGAAACTACTACTTATAATATTGGATTGGATTGTGGTATTCTTAATGGCCGCTTTACCGGTTCGATCGATATTTATAACCGGGATACGAAAGATCTGATTAATAAAATACCAATGCCGGCCGGCTCAAATCTGACCAATGAGATCCTGACCAATGTGGGTAGTCTGACTAATAAAGGAATAGAATTTGCCATAAGTGGAAAACCTATTTCTACAAAGAATGTGACCTGGGATCTGGGATTTAATATTTCTCACAATGTGAATGAACTCACGAAACTGAACTACAGCAACAATCCCAATTATTATATCCCGACCGGGAATATTGGTGGAGGTACCGGCAATACTATCCAGGCTCAGAAGGTAGGTTTCCCGATCAACTCATACCTGGTGTACGAACAGGTCTATGACAAAAACGGAACTCCGATTGAAGGTATGTATGTCGATAGAAACAGAGACGGAAAGATTGATGCATCGGATATGTATTGTTACCACAGTCCTGCGCCCAAAGTGTCAATGTCTCTTTCCTCCAAATTATTGTACCACAACTGGGACTTCAGTTTCTCTCTGCGCTCTAATCTGGGCAACTATGTATATGACAATGTAGAAGCGGGACAATCCCTGATCGGTACATATGTCTCTACGGGATATACCAGTAGTATATTGAACAGAGGAACGTATTTCAATAAAGTGCAATATCTGACAGATCATTATGTCCGTAATGCCTCTTTTGTTCGTTGCGATAATGTAACGCTGGGATATGCTATTGATAATATCAAGAACATGAAAATGCGCGTTTACGGAACCGTTCAGAATCCATTTGTCATTACCAAATACACCGGATTGGATCCCGAAGTGTTCAACGGCATAGATAACAATGTTTATCCTCGTCCTTTGACCTTCCTGGCCGGAGTCAGTTTATCATTCTAA
- a CDS encoding glycoside hydrolase family 13 protein: MKKLLLTTSLMALYVGLFAAIQINKLEPAFWWAGMKNPELQIMVYGADINNLQVQSLSPNVLVKRVVKAESPNYLFVYLDLSKATAGKTDLLLTNGREKRKISYELKPRTIAPVSHKGFTSSDVIYLLMPDRFANGNPANDNLKMQNATVQVDRNDPNARHGGDLAGIQQHLDYLADLGVTTIWPTPVLENDMSGGSYHGYAATDYYKVDPRFGTNDEYLRLINKAHQKGLKVVMDMVFNHCGSGHLWMKDMPFGDWINNGGKYMQCNHAKHSYYDPHASEYDKKMMKEGWFVESMPDLNQRNPHLARYLIQNSIWWIEYANLDGIRQDTYPYADASMMAEWCKEVFNEYPNFNIVGEAWYENVSGTAYWQANSKLNPGFNSNLKTVMDFPTMINSHDAFYQDNSLGKIFDVVAQDYLYADVNNLLVFLENHDTDRFLREMPTDLSVFKQAFAFLFTTRGIPEIYYGTEILMNGVKQKSDGYVRTDFSGGWMGDTQNSYTADGRTALQNEAFNYMQKLLKWRKGNEVIAKGSLLHFALRNGVYVYLREYQGKKVLVILNGNKSEISLSLKEYAEAIGSSNEGIDVITGRSVELKDKLNLSAKESLILELK; this comes from the coding sequence ATGAAAAAACTACTACTAACTACATCTTTAATGGCCTTGTATGTCGGGCTGTTTGCCGCCATTCAGATCAACAAGCTGGAACCTGCCTTCTGGTGGGCGGGAATGAAGAATCCCGAGCTTCAGATCATGGTCTATGGTGCTGATATTAATAATCTGCAGGTGCAATCTCTTTCTCCAAATGTGCTGGTAAAAAGAGTTGTAAAAGCGGAAAGTCCAAACTATCTCTTTGTTTATCTTGATCTGAGTAAAGCAACTGCAGGGAAGACGGATTTGCTTTTAACCAATGGCAGGGAGAAGCGAAAAATCAGTTATGAACTGAAACCGCGTACTATTGCTCCGGTGTCACATAAAGGATTCACCTCTTCTGATGTGATATATCTCCTGATGCCGGACCGGTTCGCGAATGGCAATCCGGCCAATGACAACCTGAAGATGCAAAATGCGACGGTTCAGGTTGACCGCAATGATCCCAATGCCCGTCACGGAGGCGATTTAGCCGGTATCCAGCAGCATCTCGATTATTTGGCTGATTTGGGTGTGACAACAATCTGGCCCACTCCGGTATTGGAAAATGACATGTCCGGCGGTTCCTATCACGGATATGCAGCGACTGACTATTACAAGGTTGATCCCCGTTTCGGAACGAATGACGAGTATCTACGTTTGATCAATAAGGCGCATCAGAAAGGCTTGAAAGTGGTAATGGATATGGTCTTCAACCATTGTGGCAGCGGACACCTCTGGATGAAAGATATGCCGTTCGGCGACTGGATAAACAATGGCGGAAAGTATATGCAGTGCAACCACGCTAAGCACAGCTATTACGATCCTCACGCGTCTGAATACGATAAGAAGATGATGAAGGAAGGCTGGTTTGTGGAATCGATGCCTGACCTGAATCAACGCAATCCGCACCTCGCCAGATACCTTATCCAGAACAGCATCTGGTGGATTGAGTACGCTAATCTTGATGGCATTCGCCAGGATACCTATCCGTATGCCGACGCTTCGATGATGGCAGAGTGGTGCAAAGAGGTTTTCAACGAATATCCAAATTTCAATATTGTCGGAGAAGCCTGGTATGAAAATGTTTCCGGTACAGCGTACTGGCAGGCAAACAGTAAGCTGAATCCGGGCTTTAATTCCAACCTGAAGACTGTGATGGATTTCCCGACTATGATTAATTCGCATGATGCCTTTTATCAGGATAATAGTCTGGGGAAAATATTTGATGTCGTTGCTCAGGATTATCTTTACGCGGATGTCAACAACCTGTTGGTTTTCCTCGAAAACCACGATACAGATCGTTTCCTTCGTGAGATGCCGACCGATCTGTCTGTTTTCAAACAGGCATTTGCTTTCCTGTTTACCACCCGTGGAATCCCGGAAATCTATTATGGTACCGAAATACTGATGAATGGTGTCAAACAAAAAAGTGACGGTTATGTGAGGACTGATTTCTCCGGTGGATGGATGGGAGATACTCAGAATTCCTACACTGCTGACGGCCGCACGGCTCTTCAAAACGAGGCATTCAACTATATGCAGAAGTTATTGAAATGGCGCAAAGGAAATGAGGTTATTGCTAAAGGTTCTTTGCTTCACTTTGCCTTAAGAAATGGCGTATATGTCTATCTTCGAGAATATCAGGGCAAGAAAGTGCTGGTGATTCTGAACGGAAACAAATCGGAGATCAGCCTTTCATTGAAAGAATACGCCGAGGCTATCGGTTCGTCAAACGAAGGTATTGATGTGATTACCGGTCGTTCTGTTGAGCTTAAAGATAAACTTAATTTATCAGCCAAAGAGTCTTTGATTCTTGAATTGAAATAG
- a CDS encoding RagB/SusD family nutrient uptake outer membrane protein: MKKIIYIAWVFISGLIITSCVNDLNTTPLDEKVLTVDQFYKTDSSYMQALAKCYAGLSLTGQQGPSGNSDITAPDEGQYQYIRAYWNLQELPTDEAVVGWNDPGLPDLNTLNWASDNGFVYALYSRIYFQIAQCNEFLRQTTDAKLSERGITGTVRTKMPQYRAEVRFLRDLSYWHAIDLFGDIPFVTEDDAIGTVPAQKSRKDVFDFLIKDLKDIETNNLLTNNAEYPRVGLEAVQTLIARLYLNAEVYTGTAHWEDCKTYCAKVISTKGGGPSGGLAIVYKYLFGGDNDKYARGGNEGEIIFTIAYDYDHTQGYGGTMYLTAGAYGGKMQQADYGLTSTWGGIRTKPQLIDNFSTGDSRYLFYDSGNKENTNMSLFTDGFGCIKYTNLLSTDWANTAKRAKAFPDTDFPVFRLADVYLMYAEAAVRSNTNKDIALQYINLIRERANLNDFSSSDLNLDNILKERGREFYWEGQRRTDLIRFGKFTGDSYLWSWKGGVIVGKAIDSKYRLYPIPAKDIAANPNLKQNPGYN; this comes from the coding sequence ATGAAAAAAATAATCTATATAGCGTGGGTATTCATATCAGGTCTGATAATTACGTCATGTGTGAATGACTTGAATACCACTCCACTGGATGAAAAAGTGCTAACTGTAGATCAGTTTTACAAAACAGACTCTTCCTACATGCAGGCATTGGCAAAATGTTATGCCGGATTGTCCCTTACAGGACAACAAGGCCCTTCGGGTAATTCAGATATTACGGCACCCGATGAAGGACAGTATCAGTATATTCGTGCTTATTGGAATCTCCAGGAACTACCAACGGATGAGGCCGTTGTCGGTTGGAATGACCCCGGTCTGCCCGATCTGAATACATTAAACTGGGCCAGTGATAATGGATTCGTTTATGCTTTGTACAGTCGGATTTATTTCCAGATTGCACAATGTAATGAATTCTTACGTCAGACTACAGACGCAAAATTAAGTGAAAGAGGAATTACTGGAACAGTGCGCACGAAGATGCCTCAATACCGTGCGGAGGTACGATTCTTGCGCGATCTTTCTTACTGGCATGCAATTGACTTATTCGGAGATATTCCTTTTGTAACCGAAGATGATGCAATTGGTACAGTGCCTGCACAAAAGTCCCGTAAAGATGTTTTTGATTTTCTGATTAAGGACCTGAAAGACATCGAAACCAATAATCTACTGACCAATAATGCTGAGTACCCACGCGTAGGTCTTGAGGCTGTACAAACTCTTATCGCAAGATTATACCTGAACGCTGAAGTTTATACCGGAACTGCTCATTGGGAAGATTGCAAAACCTATTGTGCAAAAGTGATTTCCACAAAAGGGGGAGGTCCATCCGGCGGTTTGGCCATTGTGTATAAGTATTTATTCGGAGGTGATAATGATAAATATGCACGTGGTGGAAATGAAGGCGAAATTATTTTCACGATCGCATATGATTATGACCATACCCAGGGTTACGGTGGCACTATGTACCTGACAGCCGGTGCTTATGGCGGAAAAATGCAACAAGCTGATTATGGCCTGACTTCTACCTGGGGGGGAATCAGAACCAAACCGCAACTTATTGACAATTTCAGTACAGGCGATAGCCGCTATCTGTTCTATGACAGTGGGAACAAGGAAAATACCAATATGTCATTGTTTACCGATGGATTCGGATGCATCAAATACACCAATTTGTTGAGTACCGATTGGGCGAATACAGCAAAACGTGCAAAAGCATTTCCGGATACTGATTTTCCTGTATTTCGTTTAGCCGATGTTTATCTGATGTATGCAGAAGCAGCTGTGCGGTCAAATACAAACAAAGATATAGCTCTTCAATACATCAACCTGATCCGGGAAAGAGCAAATCTTAACGACTTCTCATCATCTGATTTGAATCTGGATAATATCTTGAAAGAAAGGGGACGTGAGTTTTATTGGGAAGGACAGCGTCGTACTGACCTGATTCGTTTTGGCAAATTTACAGGAGACTCGTATTTATGGTCGTGGAAAGGTGGCGTAATTGTGGGAAAAGCGATTGATAGTAAATATCGTCTTTATCCTATTCCGGCCAAAGATATTGCTGCGAATCCTAACCTGAAACAAAATCCGGGATACAATTGA
- a CDS encoding SusE domain-containing protein, whose protein sequence is MKNILKHAQYILMIIFVLSACTDTKDPIYQQGDNPVLNSPTGYYTLTIESKPFIMETFTWSKGEYGFDAAPTFTVQASLNENFTDSVELASANATFASVTVAKMNAVMLNWKCTPSVPKNVYIRIKAVLNSAETVITYSEPTIITVIPFKDLAPTKAPLYIVGSTLNQDAQWKNTTDAIGTGLIPLFTDVNDTKDLTYTYTGYFKAGGFKVIVEPGTWGAQQYGLKNGNLVKEDNCDNFTIPADGYYTFSMDAKAMTFSLSSYDASGATTYTSIGLIGAFNSWGGDFALSAMNFDPHIWSTIFTQEATGELKFRANNGWGINWGSTSLPFGIGALNGSNITLEKGKYYVQINTITGHYMFLPVK, encoded by the coding sequence ATGAAAAATATACTAAAACATGCGCAGTATATATTGATGATAATCTTTGTATTATCGGCATGTACAGATACAAAGGATCCGATCTATCAACAGGGTGACAATCCTGTGCTCAACTCTCCGACAGGCTATTATACCCTTACGATAGAATCGAAACCTTTCATTATGGAAACCTTTACCTGGTCGAAAGGTGAATACGGTTTTGATGCTGCACCGACATTTACAGTGCAAGCCTCGCTAAACGAAAACTTTACAGATAGTGTAGAGTTGGCTTCAGCCAATGCTACGTTTGCTAGCGTTACGGTTGCCAAGATGAACGCTGTGATGCTCAACTGGAAGTGTACACCCAGTGTGCCCAAAAACGTTTATATCCGCATTAAAGCCGTTTTGAACAGCGCTGAAACTGTAATAACGTATTCTGAGCCCACTATTATTACTGTCATTCCGTTTAAGGATCTTGCTCCGACAAAAGCGCCATTGTATATTGTTGGCTCTACCTTGAACCAGGATGCGCAATGGAAAAATACAACGGATGCAATAGGAACAGGATTGATTCCTCTGTTTACTGATGTTAATGATACGAAAGATCTAACTTATACTTATACAGGCTATTTTAAAGCAGGTGGATTTAAGGTTATTGTTGAACCAGGCACCTGGGGTGCTCAACAATATGGGTTGAAAAATGGTAATCTTGTAAAAGAAGATAATTGTGATAACTTCACAATCCCGGCAGATGGGTATTATACCTTCTCTATGGATGCCAAAGCAATGACTTTCTCATTATCATCTTACGATGCCAGCGGTGCAACTACATACACTTCAATAGGACTGATTGGTGCATTCAATAGCTGGGGAGGTGACTTTGCATTGTCCGCCATGAACTTCGATCCTCATATCTGGAGTACCATTTTCACCCAGGAAGCAACCGGAGAACTGAAATTCAGAGCCAATAATGGTTGGGGAATAAACTGGGGTAGTACCTCTTTACCATTTGGTATTGGCGCACTCAATGGATCTAATATAACTCTTGAGAAAGGAAAGTATTATGTTCAGATCAATACAATAACCGGGCATTATATGTTTTTGCCTGTTAAGTAA
- a CDS encoding alpha-amylase family glycosyl hydrolase: MKRILLSFCLILSFIPSYTQVVVSNPAFVTEDGTIEITFDATQGNKGMVGATDCYAHTGLITSKSSSSSDWKYAPTWLDNSAKYKMTSAGTDKWKLTISPDIRTYYGVTDVNEFIYKLAFVFRNSTGTLQGKDVGNTDIMVDVYPKGLQVAFDQPANNSIVDPASTVTVSVRSSQSASLNLYLNTVSSNPIAQSTGTTRISYSGTFTAGNYFLIAEAQSNGTIVRDTTYFCSTAKGTRSSEVRPTGLKEGITYNADGSVTFCIYAPKKEYFYLMGDFNDFHPDNNYLMKYQETGNIFAKKRYFWLTLTGLDPGKEYAFQYLTDGSIRIGDPYCEKILDPWNDKYISSTVYPNLRQYPSAKTQDVLSTFKINQDKYQWKSSGFHAPTQNNMMIYELNFRDFTNEGTVNAAIQKLDYIQTLGINAIEMMPITEFDGNDSWGYNPNFYFAPDKAYGTKQDYQHFIDECHGRGIAVIQDVVFNHSWGLSPWCKLWWDAVNSRPAADNPYYNPVAPHPYSVGNDFNHSSTLVRSFIKRALAFWMTEYHIDGFRFDLSKGFTQTQSTEATVSNYDASRISYIKEYADTIKAVNSNAYTILEHFCNTDEEDALAAYKNTMLWRNLNWAFQQAAKGSSVGDFTGMVGTNRVGYPESHDEERLAYALFSGGVTALQDTASAMNQLAACAAFAYLNPGPRMMWQFGELGYDYSINYNGRTGRKPIRWDYLNNPLRKGLHDTYAKVLNFRKNYADLFANPTSWNWQVSTSNWNNGRRIYLTNGTLTAVILANFTAVGSVTANPAFGKTGTWFDLISGETLNVTDPNMSLTLPAFDLKIYTDVLINSVSDTKISSVEVYPNPVTDYLYIKGKQAINIELYSTDGIKVYQNSVSGQAVNLSSLPAGIYIGRIGFEDGTNIQCKICKQ, encoded by the coding sequence ATGAAAAGAATCTTACTTTCCTTTTGCTTAATACTCTCCTTTATTCCCTCCTATACGCAAGTCGTCGTTTCGAATCCTGCATTTGTCACTGAAGATGGTACGATTGAGATCACATTTGATGCTACGCAAGGAAACAAGGGGATGGTAGGCGCAACGGATTGTTATGCCCATACCGGCCTGATTACCAGTAAAAGTTCAAGCTCTTCAGATTGGAAATATGCTCCGACGTGGTTGGATAACAGTGCTAAATATAAAATGACTTCGGCAGGAACAGATAAATGGAAACTTACTATAAGTCCTGATATTCGTACTTATTATGGTGTTACAGACGTGAACGAGTTTATCTATAAGCTTGCTTTTGTTTTTCGGAATTCTACCGGTACGCTACAAGGCAAAGATGTGGGTAATACTGATATTATGGTTGATGTCTATCCAAAAGGGTTGCAGGTTGCATTTGATCAGCCGGCCAACAATTCGATAGTTGATCCCGCTTCAACAGTAACGGTATCAGTCAGGTCTTCTCAATCGGCAAGTCTGAATCTGTACCTCAATACTGTCTCTTCTAACCCTATTGCCCAATCCACTGGAACTACCCGGATTTCTTATTCCGGAACTTTTACGGCAGGAAATTATTTTCTGATCGCTGAGGCTCAAAGTAATGGTACTATTGTTCGTGACACAACGTATTTTTGCTCGACGGCAAAGGGAACCCGCTCTTCAGAAGTTCGTCCTACTGGTCTGAAAGAAGGAATAACCTACAATGCAGACGGAAGTGTCACATTTTGTATCTATGCTCCTAAAAAAGAGTATTTCTATTTGATGGGAGACTTCAATGACTTTCATCCTGATAACAATTACCTGATGAAATATCAGGAAACCGGCAACATTTTTGCAAAAAAGCGATATTTCTGGCTTACACTCACAGGCCTGGATCCGGGCAAAGAGTATGCATTCCAGTATCTGACCGATGGCTCTATTCGGATAGGAGACCCTTATTGCGAAAAGATTCTAGATCCGTGGAATGATAAATATATCAGTTCGACAGTTTATCCAAATCTTCGTCAGTATCCCTCAGCCAAAACACAGGATGTATTGTCCACCTTCAAAATCAATCAGGATAAATATCAATGGAAATCATCCGGGTTTCATGCTCCGACTCAAAATAACATGATGATCTATGAACTCAATTTTCGCGATTTTACGAATGAAGGAACAGTCAATGCCGCTATTCAGAAACTTGATTATATACAGACTTTGGGTATCAATGCAATAGAGATGATGCCTATCACGGAGTTTGATGGAAACGATAGCTGGGGATACAATCCTAACTTCTATTTTGCACCTGACAAAGCCTATGGGACTAAACAGGATTACCAGCATTTCATCGACGAATGTCATGGACGGGGTATTGCTGTTATTCAGGATGTTGTGTTTAATCACTCCTGGGGGTTAAGTCCCTGGTGTAAATTGTGGTGGGACGCTGTAAATTCCCGACCTGCTGCAGATAATCCCTATTACAACCCGGTGGCTCCCCATCCTTATAGCGTTGGCAATGACTTTAATCACAGTTCGACATTAGTCAGAAGTTTTATTAAACGAGCTCTCGCATTTTGGATGACCGAATACCATATAGATGGATTCCGTTTCGATTTAAGTAAAGGATTTACTCAAACACAAAGTACAGAAGCTACGGTTTCAAATTATGATGCTTCCCGCATCAGCTATATCAAAGAATATGCAGATACAATTAAAGCTGTAAATTCAAACGCATACACTATTCTTGAACACTTTTGCAATACAGATGAGGAGGATGCCCTGGCAGCATATAAAAATACGATGCTCTGGCGTAACCTGAATTGGGCGTTCCAACAGGCAGCTAAGGGATCAAGTGTAGGTGACTTTACAGGGATGGTGGGTACAAACCGTGTCGGTTATCCGGAAAGTCATGATGAAGAAAGGTTGGCTTATGCGTTGTTTTCCGGAGGTGTGACAGCTCTTCAGGATACGGCCAGTGCGATGAACCAGTTAGCTGCATGTGCTGCATTTGCCTATCTTAATCCCGGGCCACGAATGATGTGGCAGTTTGGAGAGTTGGGGTATGATTATTCCATCAACTACAATGGCCGTACAGGTAGGAAGCCTATTCGTTGGGATTATCTCAATAACCCTCTGCGTAAGGGATTACACGATACCTATGCAAAGGTGCTGAATTTCCGAAAGAACTATGCAGACCTTTTTGCAAATCCAACCAGCTGGAACTGGCAGGTATCCACTTCCAATTGGAATAATGGACGTAGGATATATCTCACAAACGGCACGCTGACGGCTGTTATACTTGCCAATTTTACCGCTGTCGGTTCAGTTACAGCCAATCCTGCTTTTGGAAAAACCGGTACATGGTTCGATTTGATTTCCGGAGAGACCCTTAACGTGACCGATCCGAATATGTCGCTCACACTTCCGGCATTTGACCTGAAGATTTACACGGATGTCTTGATTAATAGTGTGTCAGATACAAAAATATCATCGGTTGAGGTATATCCCAATCCGGTAACGGATTATCTTTATATCAAAGGTAAACAAGCGATCAACATAGAATTGTATAGTACAGACGGAATCAAGGTCTATCAGAATTCTGTTTCAGGTCAGGCGGTCAATCTATCCTCATTGCCTGCCGGGATATACATTGGCCGGATAGGATTTGAAGACGGAACCAATATTCAGTGCAAGATATGTAAGCAGTAA